The Cheilinus undulatus linkage group 2, ASM1832078v1, whole genome shotgun sequence genome has a window encoding:
- the lyrm9 gene encoding LYR motif-containing protein 9, which produces MPPLVGAELVQTPVQLYRYLLRCCRLLPNTAMQQHYRHAIRQGYNSHSDEDDQERIQMIIQRAIADADWILDKYTKKK; this is translated from the exons ATGCCGCCTTTAGTTGGAGCTGAGCTGGTCCAGACTCCGGTGCAGCTCTATCGGTATCTGCTCAGATGCTGCAGACTATTACCGAATACAGCAATGCAGCAGCATTACAGACATGCTATAAGACAG GGTTACAACAGTCATTCAGATGAAGACGACCAGGAAAGGATACAAATGATCATCCAAAGAGCGATCGCAGATGCAGACTGGATTCTTGATAAA TACACCAAGAAGAAGTGA
- the ift20 gene encoding intraflagellar transport protein 20 homolog: MAKDPLAEAGYYFDELYKLRALDPDVSQKTSELKEECKEFVDKIGHFQKIVGGLIELVDELAKEAETEKMKAIGARNLLKSVAKQREAQQQQLQALIAEKKMQLERYRIEYEALSKVESEQNEFIDQFILQK; the protein is encoded by the exons ATGGCTAAAGACCCATTAGCTGAGGCAGGCTATTATTTTGATGAACTCTACAAGTTACGAGCGTTGGATCCTGATGTCAGCCAGAAGACCTCAGAGCTCAAGGAGGAGTGTAAGGAGTTTGTAGATA AAATTGGCCACTTTCAGAAGATAGTGGGAGGTCTGATAGAGCTGGTGGATGAACTGGCAAAAGAGGCCGAGACAGAAAAGATGAAG GCAATTGGGGCCAGAAACTTGCTCAAGTCTGTGGCAAAGCAAAGAGAGGCtcaacagcagcagcttcaggCTCTCATAGCTGAGAAGAAGATGCAGCTTGAGAG ATATCGAATTGAGTACGAAGCCTTGTCCAAAGTGGAGTCTGAGCAGAATGAGTTCATCGATCAGTTTATCTTGCAGAAATGA
- the tnfaip1 gene encoding BTB/POZ domain-containing adapter for CUL3-mediated RhoA degradation protein 2, translating into MSGESCLPQHHTQSHCASSALPLSCPKTKTCSYRGAVGLGNKYVRLNVGGSLFYTTLQVLTRHDSMLRAMFSGKKEVFTDKEGWILIDRSGKHFGSILCYLRDSTVTLPKGRQAVLELLAEAKYYLIEGLVELCQNSLQDNKEQPMCLIPVVTSRKEEERLIQSSKKPVVKLLYNRSNNKYSYTSNSDDNLLKNIELFDRLSLSFNGRVLFIKDVIGDEICCWSFYGQGRKLAEVCCTSIVYTTEKKQTKVEFPEARIYEETLNTLLYETMPLPDNSLLEATRRSYNNCGSLSEEEDGPGGSELRERVRRIHVKRYSTYDDRPLGH; encoded by the exons ATGTCTGGGGAGAGCTGCCTGCCCCAGCATCACACCCAGTCCCACTGTGCCTCCTCAGCCCTTCCTTTGTCTTGTCCCAAGACTAAGACCTGCAGCTATCGTGGAGCTGTGGGCTTGGGCAACAAGTATGTGCGGCTTAATGTGGGTGGTAGCCTGTTTTACACCACACTGCAGGTGCTGACCAGGCACGACTCCATGCTGAGAGCCATGTTCAGTGGAAAGAAGGAAGTGTTTACGGACAAAGAAG GTTGGATCCTGATTGACCGCAGCGGGAAACACTTTGGCAGCATTCTGTGTTACCTGCGTGATAGCACCGTGACTTTACCCAAAGGTCGTCAGGCTGTCCTGGAGCTGCTGGCCGAGGCAAAGTATTACCTCATCGAGGGCCTGGTAGAGCTTTGTCAAAATTCCCTGCAG GACAATAAAGAGCAGCCTATGTGTCTCATACCTGTGGTCACCTCCAGGAAGGAAGAGGAAAGGCTCATCCAGTCCTCTAAGAAG cCTGTGGTAAAGCTGTTGTACAACAGAAGCAACAACAAGTACTCCTACACCAG taactctgatgacaacCTGCTGAAGAACATCGAGCTGTTCGACAGGCTCTCCCTCAGTTTCAACGGCCGCGTCCTCTTCATCAAAGACGTGATCGGAGATGAGATCTGCTGCTGGTCATTTTACGGTCAGGGCCGCAAGCTGGCCGAAGTCTGCTGCACCTCCATCGTCTACACCACAGAAAAGAAGCAGACCAAG GTGGAGTTTCCTGAAGCACGAATCTATGAGGAGACTTTGAACACATTGCTGTATGAGACGATGCCGTTGCCTGACAACTCCCTGCTGGAGGCAACCAGACGGAGCTACAACAACTGCGGCTCCCTCAGTGAGGAAGAGGACGGGCCAGGAGGATCTGAGCTTCGAGAGCGAGTCCGCCGAATCCACGTCAAGAGGTACAGCACGTATGACGACCGGCCGCTCGGACACTGA